The proteins below come from a single Thermopolyspora flexuosa genomic window:
- a CDS encoding iron-containing alcohol dehydrogenase: MRPVLDGPAAAEVDHGWASPGIRDASLELTGPQRVVPVGAREPANLAKFHAPEIVFGPGSLAELGHCALRVGARRPFLVTDPGLIEAGWLDEALGHLSAVGLRPVVWHEITPNPKDHEIEAAYGEYADSGADVIIGLGGGSCIDAAKGVAILSGNGGCILGYEGVDKVVNPIPPTVMVPSTSGTGADVSQFAVVTDTAKHIKITIISRTLVPEISIIDPRLLITMPDWLTASTGLDALTHAIESFVSRAHNPLTDNHALHAVRLITEHLRHSVERPRLAGPRLGMAQGALEAGVAFTNAILGATHAMSHQVGGLLDAPHGLINGVLLPHVIRFNAAADPTRFVPLAEAAGIRDAWRMPPAEVADMLADRVRALADAVGVPRGLSALGVTEQDVSRLAETTMRDACLTTNPRDATRDDIEALFRAAL; this comes from the coding sequence TTGCGGCCTGTTCTGGACGGCCCCGCGGCGGCCGAAGTGGACCATGGCTGGGCGTCCCCCGGCATCCGGGACGCCTCCCTCGAGCTGACCGGCCCGCAGCGTGTGGTGCCCGTCGGCGCGCGCGAGCCGGCGAACCTCGCGAAGTTCCACGCACCCGAGATCGTGTTCGGTCCCGGGTCCCTCGCCGAGCTGGGCCACTGCGCGCTGCGCGTGGGAGCCCGGCGCCCGTTCCTGGTGACCGACCCGGGCCTGATCGAGGCGGGCTGGCTGGACGAGGCGCTCGGCCACCTGAGCGCGGTCGGGCTGCGGCCGGTGGTGTGGCACGAGATCACCCCCAACCCCAAGGACCACGAGATCGAGGCCGCGTACGGCGAGTACGCCGACAGCGGCGCCGACGTGATCATCGGGCTGGGCGGCGGGTCGTGCATCGACGCGGCCAAGGGCGTGGCGATCCTGTCCGGCAACGGCGGGTGCATCCTCGGCTACGAGGGCGTGGACAAGGTGGTGAACCCGATCCCGCCCACGGTGATGGTGCCCTCCACCTCGGGCACGGGCGCCGACGTGTCGCAGTTCGCGGTCGTCACCGACACCGCCAAGCACATCAAGATCACCATCATCAGCCGGACGCTGGTGCCGGAGATCTCGATCATCGACCCCCGGCTGCTCATCACCATGCCGGACTGGCTCACCGCCTCCACCGGGCTCGACGCGCTCACCCACGCGATCGAGTCGTTCGTGTCCCGCGCGCACAACCCGCTCACCGACAACCACGCGCTGCACGCCGTACGCCTGATCACCGAGCACCTGCGGCACTCGGTGGAGCGGCCGCGGCTCGCCGGGCCCCGGCTGGGCATGGCGCAGGGCGCGCTCGAGGCCGGGGTGGCGTTCACCAACGCGATCCTCGGCGCCACGCACGCGATGAGCCACCAGGTCGGCGGGCTGCTCGACGCCCCGCACGGGCTGATCAACGGGGTGCTGCTCCCGCACGTGATCCGGTTCAACGCGGCCGCCGACCCCACCAGGTTCGTACCGCTCGCCGAGGCGGCCGGCATCCGGGACGCCTGGCGCATGCCCCCGGCCGAGGTCGCCGACATGCTCGCCGACCGGGTGCGCGCGCTCGCCGACGCGGTCGGCGTGCCGCGCGGGCTGTCCGCGCTCGGGGTGACCGAGCAGGACGTTTCCCGGCTGGCGGAGACCACGATGCGGGACGCCTGCCTGACCACCAACCCGCGGGACGCGACCCGGGACGACATCGAGGCGCTGTTCCGCGCGGCCCTGTAG
- a CDS encoding MadS family sensor histidine kinase, giving the protein MTSPALEPPARPTDLGALTGVRSGKRSFYPAYVRSMERLERAVEALDRISQALVRSSEGPRALVEAVVHAAADHLHARWLLLAVADGTLPAVRPRFLLRDGDRLIDDEALLPAEAREHLAVVRDRPWEVGRAHTGDGWVRAPMFLDGEPVGGIVARPGPGLEVAATDLAILRVLANQAAVALYNSFLYESARRLRGRTERLTEAAARQARDLAARNAELAEAQRRLVDAMHRQALDDERHRIARELHDTVAQHVLSAGMTIEVCRADLERMGPEAQEVARRLAPAKDLTRIAVERLRGAIYALHNTSDEPAGPLPEMLRRLSTVHLKTDLTVEVVVRGRQVPLPAEAERSLLRLVGEALFNTAAHAHATRARVLLVYRPDAVTVTVSDDGDGDPAAVRRLLRLAQTTDLAGRHRGLVNMQTRAEQLGGTLAIRRSRLGGIAVRVRIPLPIQGRDRNGVAPNDRG; this is encoded by the coding sequence ATGACGTCACCCGCCCTGGAGCCTCCCGCCCGCCCGACCGACCTCGGCGCGCTCACCGGCGTACGGTCCGGCAAACGCTCCTTCTACCCCGCCTACGTCCGCTCGATGGAACGCCTGGAGCGGGCCGTCGAGGCGCTCGACCGCATCTCCCAGGCGCTGGTGCGCTCCTCCGAGGGGCCGCGGGCGCTGGTCGAGGCCGTGGTGCACGCCGCCGCCGACCACCTGCACGCCCGCTGGCTGCTGCTCGCCGTCGCCGACGGCACGCTCCCCGCGGTACGGCCCCGCTTCCTGCTGCGCGACGGCGACCGGCTCATCGACGACGAGGCGCTGCTGCCCGCCGAGGCCCGCGAGCACCTGGCCGTGGTGCGCGACCGGCCCTGGGAGGTGGGCCGGGCCCACACCGGCGACGGCTGGGTGCGCGCCCCGATGTTCCTCGACGGCGAGCCGGTCGGCGGCATCGTGGCCCGCCCCGGCCCCGGGCTGGAGGTGGCCGCCACCGACCTGGCGATCCTGCGCGTCCTCGCCAACCAGGCGGCCGTGGCGCTGTACAACTCGTTCCTGTACGAGTCGGCCAGGCGGCTGCGCGGCCGTACCGAGCGGCTCACCGAGGCCGCCGCCCGGCAGGCACGCGACCTGGCCGCGCGGAACGCCGAGCTCGCCGAGGCCCAGCGGCGGCTGGTCGACGCCATGCACCGCCAGGCGCTCGACGACGAGCGGCACCGCATCGCCCGCGAGCTGCACGACACCGTCGCCCAGCACGTGCTGTCGGCCGGGATGACGATCGAGGTGTGCCGGGCCGACCTGGAGCGCATGGGCCCCGAGGCGCAGGAGGTGGCGCGCCGGCTCGCCCCGGCCAAGGACCTGACCCGGATCGCCGTGGAACGGCTGCGCGGCGCGATCTACGCGCTGCACAACACCTCCGACGAGCCGGCCGGGCCGCTGCCGGAGATGCTGCGCCGGCTGTCCACGGTGCACCTGAAGACCGATCTCACCGTCGAGGTGGTGGTGCGCGGGCGGCAGGTCCCGCTGCCCGCCGAGGCCGAGCGGTCGCTGCTGCGGCTCGTCGGCGAGGCCCTGTTCAACACCGCCGCGCACGCGCACGCCACCCGGGCCCGGGTGCTGCTGGTCTACCGGCCGGACGCGGTCACGGTGACCGTGAGCGACGACGGGGACGGCGACCCCGCCGCGGTACGGCGGCTGCTGCGCCTGGCGCAGACCACCGACCTGGCCGGGCGGCACCGAGGACTCGTCAACATGCAGACCCGCGCCGAGCAGCTCGGCGGGACGCTGGCGATCCGCCGCTCCCGGCTGGGCGGCATCGCGGTGCGGGTGCGCATACCGCTGCCGATACAGGGCCGAGATCGAAACGGAGTGGCACCGAATGACCGGGGGTAA
- a CDS encoding MadR family response regulator transcription factor — MTGGKATAARAAAEAPAAVPGQVTHEPGPDGVTSIVLVDDHAIVRQGLRAILDREPDLRVVGEASTREEALAVVRRTMPAIVLLDLKLSTGADTEGLELCGILTERYPSVGVLVLTTFLDDALVMEAIQRGARGYVVKDVDTTELVNSIRAVARNQSAFDPRSAAAMVRSLRVRTRRPELTDRERNVLRLIARGLSNRDIGRELFISETTVKFHVRNIMRKLEVTSRAEAVYEASKNGVI; from the coding sequence ATGACCGGGGGTAAGGCGACGGCGGCGCGGGCGGCCGCGGAGGCTCCGGCGGCCGTACCGGGGCAGGTGACGCACGAGCCGGGGCCGGACGGCGTGACGAGCATCGTCCTCGTCGACGACCACGCGATCGTGCGGCAGGGGCTGCGCGCGATCCTCGACCGCGAGCCCGACCTGCGGGTGGTCGGGGAGGCGAGCACGCGTGAGGAGGCCCTGGCGGTGGTACGCCGCACCATGCCGGCCATCGTGCTGCTCGACCTGAAGCTGTCCACCGGCGCCGACACCGAGGGCCTGGAGCTGTGCGGCATCCTCACCGAGCGGTACCCCTCGGTCGGCGTGCTCGTGCTCACCACGTTCCTCGACGACGCGCTGGTGATGGAGGCCATCCAGCGCGGGGCGCGCGGCTACGTGGTCAAGGACGTCGACACCACCGAGCTGGTCAACTCGATCCGGGCGGTGGCGCGCAACCAGAGCGCGTTCGACCCGCGCTCGGCGGCGGCGATGGTCCGCTCGCTGCGGGTACGGACCCGCCGGCCGGAGCTGACCGACCGGGAGCGGAACGTGCTGCGGCTGATCGCCCGCGGCCTGAGCAACCGCGACATCGGCCGCGAGCTGTTCATCTCCGAGACCACGGTCAAGTTCCACGTCCGCAACATCATGCGCAAGCTCGAGGTCACCAGCCGCGCCGAGGCGGTCTACGAGGCCAGCAAGAACGGCGTCATCTGA
- a CDS encoding VWA domain-containing protein: MESSLHRFVRLLRLAGMRVSVSEAADAMRAAAQPGLLADRDALREALRVTLVKDRRDDEIFTELYDAFFALRRVTFGGGDEEHGHAHDDLADLGETTGFTVSEEPSQTPQQGHSHGKPADIRDFFDPQDLAQRYNLHQEANKIDLAGMTEEIVLSEGGGIAGGDRSAVQLTTDRLHNAGVPGRLAPDTGRRDGIELSVAQDHHAPPDRSADVDDGPVGERVDGFVENLSELLKRHLERLAELSGLAIEKPGPPGPGRVERVDEPERRRMEESLRRLARTLDGALTHRRHPNRRGRVHPARTMRHNMRYDGVPFRPITVSRSEDRPRLLVLADVSLSVRATARFTLHLVHGMQTLFGQVRSFAFVDEPVEITELFAEHPLERALGLVFDGLPAGGLLDVDGTSDYGRTFRTLLSEHSGALNRRTTLLVLGDGRGNGNDPEFATFEEITRRVRRTIWLTPEPRYSWRLGACDLPGYAEMCDRVQVVSDLSGLERMAHRLAAETTGR, encoded by the coding sequence GTGGAGAGCAGCCTGCACCGCTTCGTCCGGCTGCTGCGGCTCGCCGGGATGCGGGTGTCGGTGTCCGAGGCCGCCGACGCGATGCGCGCCGCCGCGCAGCCCGGCCTGCTCGCCGACCGGGACGCGCTGCGCGAGGCCCTGCGGGTCACGTTGGTCAAGGACCGGCGCGACGACGAGATCTTCACCGAGCTGTACGACGCGTTCTTCGCGCTCCGGCGCGTCACCTTCGGGGGCGGCGACGAGGAGCACGGGCACGCGCACGACGACCTGGCCGACCTCGGCGAGACGACCGGGTTCACCGTCTCGGAGGAGCCGTCGCAGACGCCGCAGCAGGGCCACAGCCACGGCAAGCCCGCCGACATCCGCGACTTCTTCGACCCGCAGGACCTCGCCCAGCGGTACAACCTCCACCAGGAGGCCAACAAGATCGACCTCGCCGGGATGACCGAGGAGATCGTGCTGTCCGAGGGCGGCGGGATCGCGGGCGGGGACCGCTCCGCCGTACAGCTCACCACCGACCGGCTGCACAACGCCGGGGTGCCCGGCCGGCTCGCCCCCGACACCGGGCGGCGGGACGGGATCGAGCTGAGCGTCGCCCAGGACCACCACGCCCCGCCCGACCGGTCCGCCGATGTGGACGACGGGCCGGTCGGGGAGCGGGTCGACGGGTTCGTGGAGAACCTGTCCGAGCTGCTCAAACGGCACCTGGAACGGCTCGCCGAGCTGTCCGGGCTGGCGATCGAGAAGCCCGGCCCGCCCGGGCCCGGCCGGGTGGAGCGGGTCGACGAGCCGGAGCGGCGGCGCATGGAGGAGTCGCTGCGCCGCCTCGCCCGCACCCTCGACGGGGCGCTCACCCACCGCAGGCACCCCAACCGGCGCGGCAGGGTGCACCCGGCGCGGACCATGCGGCACAACATGCGCTACGACGGCGTGCCGTTCCGGCCGATCACGGTCAGCCGGAGCGAGGACCGGCCCCGGCTGCTGGTGCTCGCGGACGTGTCGCTGTCGGTGCGGGCCACCGCCCGGTTCACCCTCCACCTGGTGCACGGCATGCAGACGCTGTTCGGCCAGGTACGGTCGTTCGCGTTCGTCGACGAGCCGGTGGAGATCACCGAGCTGTTCGCCGAGCACCCGCTGGAGCGCGCCCTCGGGCTGGTGTTCGACGGGCTGCCCGCGGGCGGCCTGCTGGACGTGGACGGCACCTCCGACTACGGGCGTACGTTCCGTACGCTCCTGTCGGAGCACTCGGGGGCGCTCAACCGGCGCACCACGCTGCTCGTGCTCGGCGACGGGCGGGGCAACGGCAACGACCCGGAGTTCGCCACCTTCGAGGAGATCACCCGGCGGGTGCGCCGCACGATCTGGCTCACCCCGGAGCCGCGCTACTCGTGGCGGCTGGGCGCCTGCGACCTGCCGGGGTACGCCGAGATGTGCGACCGGGTCCAGGTGGTGTCGGACCTGTCCGGGCTGGAGCGCATGGCCCACCGCCTGGCGGCCGAGACGACCGGCCGCTGA
- a CDS encoding AAA family ATPase, with amino-acid sequence MSENVSTAEFASVEDVVERLAEQGYIADRRLATAVFLLARLNRPVLLEGPAGVGKTELAKALAKATGRRLLRLQCYEGQDESKALYEWDYGKQLLYTQLLRDKIGEIIADAPDLATAVERIGAQDSVFFSDRFLAPRPLLEAIRSEEPVLLLIDEVDRADEALEAVLLECLAEQQVSVPEIGTYTAKTPPYVILTSNNTRDLSAALKRRCLYLFLDYPDAERELEIVMGKRTGLAEATARELVRIVRELRGLRLRKHPSISETVDWARTLAVLGVQELSAEVLADTVNVVLKYERDIGLALEALPRLVDPNRNVLEEAAHGHGHGHGHGHGHGHGHGHGHDHDHAHDHGGGHHGADVLDVDDDVDGAAVREAKDRPGRHGENYYGGRGQGIKPRTDAGGGQARRAFAAIGRRNR; translated from the coding sequence GTGTCCGAGAACGTCAGCACCGCCGAGTTCGCGTCCGTCGAGGACGTCGTCGAGCGGCTCGCCGAGCAGGGCTACATCGCCGACCGCAGGCTCGCCACGGCCGTGTTCCTGCTTGCGCGGCTCAACCGGCCCGTGCTGCTCGAGGGGCCCGCCGGCGTGGGCAAGACCGAGCTGGCCAAGGCGCTCGCCAAGGCCACCGGGCGCAGGCTGCTGCGCCTGCAGTGCTACGAGGGCCAGGACGAGAGCAAGGCGCTGTACGAGTGGGACTACGGCAAGCAGCTGCTGTACACCCAGCTGCTGCGCGACAAGATCGGCGAGATCATCGCGGACGCACCCGACCTCGCCACCGCGGTGGAGCGCATCGGCGCGCAGGACAGCGTGTTCTTCTCCGACCGCTTCCTCGCCCCCCGGCCGCTGCTCGAGGCGATCCGCAGCGAGGAGCCGGTGCTGCTGCTCATCGACGAGGTGGACCGCGCCGACGAGGCGCTGGAGGCGGTGCTGCTCGAGTGCCTCGCCGAGCAGCAGGTGTCGGTCCCGGAGATCGGCACCTACACCGCCAAGACCCCGCCGTACGTGATCCTCACCTCGAACAACACCCGCGACCTGTCGGCCGCGCTCAAGCGCCGCTGCCTCTACCTGTTCCTCGACTACCCGGACGCCGAACGCGAGCTGGAGATCGTGATGGGCAAGCGGACCGGGCTCGCCGAGGCGACCGCCCGGGAGCTGGTGCGCATCGTGCGCGAGCTGCGCGGGCTGCGGCTGCGCAAGCACCCCAGCATCTCCGAGACCGTGGACTGGGCGCGCACGCTCGCCGTACTCGGGGTGCAGGAGCTGTCGGCCGAGGTGCTCGCCGACACGGTGAACGTGGTGCTCAAGTACGAGCGCGACATCGGCCTCGCGCTCGAGGCGCTGCCCCGGCTCGTCGACCCCAACCGGAACGTGCTGGAGGAGGCGGCCCACGGGCACGGACACGGTCACGGACACGGCCATGGCCATGGTCACGGCCACGGTCACGGGCACGATCACGATCACGCCCACGACCACGGGGGCGGGCACCACGGCGCCGACGTCCTCGACGTGGACGACGACGTCGACGGCGCCGCCGTACGGGAGGCGAAGGACCGGCCCGGGCGGCACGGCGAGAACTACTACGGCGGCCGCGGGCAGGGCATCAAGCCGCGGACGGACGCGGGCGGCGGCCAGGCACGGCGCGCGTTCGCCGCCATCGGGCGCCGGAACCGGTAG
- the mdo gene encoding NDMA-dependent methanol dehydrogenase (This methanol dehydrogenase is considered a nicotinoprotein, since its NADP cofactor remains is not dissociable, but instead remains permanently bound. A member of this family has been shown to act as a formaldehyde dismutase, able to convert two molecules of formaldehyde (plus one water molecule) into one of methanol and one of formate, with no net change in its redox state. More recently, it was shown in Mycobacterium smegmatis that this enzyme is critical to ethanol utilization, for which the biosynthesis of the cofactor-like electron carrier mycofactocin is also required.), with protein MKVEELIRPFPIKEFHPFPRALMGPGAHELIGPEAKKLGFRRTLVMTSGLRGTDIVHRIVESMKYHGLEVVVYDKVESNPKDYNVMEAVALYQEHKCDSFVSIGGGSSHDACKGARVSIAHDGRNINEFEGFNKSENPKNPPHIAVSTTAGTGSETSWAYVITDTTTDPENPHKYVAFDESCIATLAIDDPTLYYDCPMDYTAQCGFDVLAHASEPYVSRLNFQPSLGNALHAIRLTAQHLRTAVWNGQDLAAREGMMYAQYIAAQAFNSGGLGIIHSISHAVSAFYDTHHGLNNAIALPRVWAFNMPVMYERFADIAEAMGIDTHGMTKVKAAEAALAAAIRLLRDVGIPERFVDVKQDTYSKNRLGKGPTKFYENSPVIRGDDADIDRVTNHVLGDACTPGNPKECTFETVRPVVEHCFHGDLDDLLS; from the coding sequence ATGAAGGTCGAAGAACTCATCAGGCCGTTCCCGATCAAGGAGTTCCACCCGTTCCCGCGGGCCCTCATGGGGCCGGGTGCCCACGAGCTGATCGGGCCGGAGGCCAAGAAGCTCGGGTTCCGCAGGACGCTGGTGATGACCTCGGGCCTGCGCGGCACCGACATCGTGCACCGGATCGTCGAGTCGATGAAGTACCACGGCCTCGAGGTCGTGGTGTACGACAAGGTCGAGTCCAACCCCAAGGACTACAACGTGATGGAGGCGGTCGCGCTCTACCAGGAGCACAAGTGCGACTCGTTCGTCTCCATCGGCGGCGGCTCCTCGCACGACGCCTGCAAGGGCGCGCGGGTGTCGATCGCGCACGACGGCCGCAACATCAACGAGTTCGAGGGCTTCAACAAGTCGGAGAACCCCAAGAACCCGCCGCACATCGCGGTGTCCACCACGGCCGGCACCGGGTCGGAGACCTCGTGGGCGTACGTCATCACCGACACCACCACCGACCCGGAGAACCCGCACAAGTACGTCGCGTTCGACGAGAGCTGCATCGCCACCCTCGCCATCGACGACCCGACGCTGTACTACGACTGTCCGATGGACTACACCGCGCAGTGCGGGTTCGACGTGCTCGCGCACGCCTCCGAGCCGTACGTGTCGCGGCTGAACTTCCAGCCGTCCCTCGGCAACGCGCTGCACGCGATCCGGCTCACCGCCCAGCACCTGCGCACCGCGGTGTGGAACGGGCAGGACCTCGCCGCCCGTGAGGGCATGATGTACGCCCAGTACATCGCCGCCCAGGCGTTCAACTCCGGCGGCCTCGGCATCATCCACTCGATCTCGCACGCGGTCAGCGCCTTCTACGACACCCACCACGGCCTCAACAACGCGATCGCGCTGCCGCGCGTGTGGGCGTTCAACATGCCGGTGATGTACGAGCGGTTCGCCGACATCGCCGAGGCGATGGGCATCGACACCCACGGCATGACCAAGGTGAAGGCGGCCGAGGCGGCCCTGGCCGCGGCGATCCGGCTGCTGCGCGACGTGGGCATCCCCGAGCGCTTCGTCGACGTCAAGCAGGACACCTACAGCAAGAACCGGCTCGGCAAGGGCCCCACCAAGTTCTACGAGAACTCCCCGGTGATCCGCGGCGACGACGCCGACATCGACCGCGTCACCAACCACGTGCTCGGCGACGCCTGCACCCCGGGTAACCCGAAGGAGTGCACCTTCGAGACGGTGCGGCCGGTCGTCGAGCACTGCTTCCACGGCGACCTGGACGACCTGCTCAGCTGA
- a CDS encoding NB-ARC domain-containing protein, whose product MTIAWIVALAALLAGGLITFFFDPFGLPPDLWGALDQRASVVSMFIGAIGLPLAVAALLHQMRTGTKPSAKSESSEHPSGTDASAPTAATTSRSTTVSSETRPPAKESLIPPSQPRLPRTSTPINAADPQISIPGDHFAFRDNIIEKAVGVEHHHYHPPRPSRSPGHIVEGEIPQKPRGFQPREELLRRLADLLGGPSTLLSEPQNRHGKEKGTGGAVAICAMAGIPGVGKTMLAASYAWACQDAGWPVIAWIPAETTDQIVTGLASLASRLGERRPDDDTPTAAARAKAWLAATTHPALLVFDNATDVAAVRSWTPATGATRVIITTRHGAFLRAYQPLEVEVFTPEQAIAFLRERTGLTDAEGAKAVASELGHLPLALAQAAAVIARLRIDYAAYLEQLRSVRLSENLTAESGDAYPTSTAEASCSQSLTPRPLFRSPAGYCRSLRFYHPPVFHWPC is encoded by the coding sequence GTGACGATCGCGTGGATAGTGGCGCTGGCCGCCCTGCTCGCAGGGGGGTTGATCACCTTCTTCTTCGACCCGTTTGGGCTTCCGCCCGACCTATGGGGTGCGCTGGATCAACGGGCCAGCGTGGTGAGCATGTTCATCGGTGCCATCGGCCTGCCCCTCGCCGTGGCGGCCCTTCTACATCAGATGCGCACCGGCACAAAACCTTCCGCCAAGTCCGAATCGTCCGAGCACCCCTCAGGGACTGACGCCAGCGCACCTACGGCGGCGACCACATCGAGATCCACCACCGTCTCTTCCGAGACAAGGCCGCCGGCGAAAGAGTCATTGATCCCACCCTCCCAACCCCGACTTCCGCGGACATCAACGCCGATAAACGCGGCCGATCCTCAGATCAGTATCCCCGGTGACCACTTCGCGTTCCGCGACAACATCATCGAAAAAGCTGTCGGCGTTGAACACCACCATTACCACCCTCCCCGGCCATCTCGGTCACCCGGCCACATTGTCGAAGGTGAAATCCCGCAGAAGCCACGGGGGTTCCAGCCTCGCGAGGAATTACTCCGAAGGCTCGCCGATCTCCTCGGCGGCCCGTCCACTCTACTTAGCGAGCCGCAGAACCGACATGGGAAGGAGAAAGGCACCGGCGGAGCGGTGGCGATCTGCGCAATGGCCGGCATTCCGGGGGTGGGCAAGACCATGCTCGCCGCCTCCTACGCCTGGGCGTGCCAGGACGCCGGATGGCCGGTGATCGCCTGGATACCCGCCGAAACCACCGACCAAATCGTCACCGGCTTGGCCTCCCTCGCCTCCCGGCTCGGCGAACGCCGCCCGGACGATGACACGCCCACGGCCGCCGCCCGCGCGAAGGCTTGGCTGGCAGCCACCACGCACCCGGCGCTGCTGGTCTTCGACAACGCGACCGACGTCGCCGCAGTCCGCTCATGGACCCCGGCCACCGGAGCCACTCGGGTGATCATCACCACCCGCCACGGCGCGTTTCTGCGCGCCTACCAGCCTCTAGAGGTCGAGGTCTTCACCCCAGAACAGGCGATCGCCTTTCTCCGCGAACGCACTGGGCTAACCGATGCCGAAGGCGCCAAAGCCGTAGCCTCCGAACTCGGACACCTCCCCCTGGCCTTGGCCCAGGCAGCTGCAGTGATCGCCCGCCTTCGCATCGACTATGCCGCTTACCTGGAACAGCTGCGAAGCGTCAGGCTAAGTGAAAATCTCACCGCCGAGTCCGGCGACGCCTACCCAACCAGCACCGCAGAAGCATCCTGCTCTCAGTCACTCACGCCGAGGCCACTCTTCCGATCGCCAGCCGGATATTGCCGATCCTTGCGGTTCTATCACCCGCCGGTGTTCCACTGGCCATGCTGA
- a CDS encoding tetratricopeptide repeat protein, translated as MLNTLSDDANPQLVVRNMLADLADTSLITFSKDGTTALMHRLVQRVLRERAAHHNELLSVIAQASALLDAFDNTLPDGPQLWKSRTDVEMLVEQTDTLYQHLPNDDALTEDLLRLRARCGRYLYELADLRRAIPLFERTLADRERILGPNHPDTLASRNNLAYAYRAAGDLKRAIPLYERTLADAERILGPDHPNTQAIRNNLAAARARASRCGWRHLLARRRSR; from the coding sequence ATGCTGAACACCTTGAGTGACGACGCGAACCCCCAACTTGTCGTCCGCAACATGCTTGCCGACCTAGCCGACACCTCGTTAATCACCTTCAGCAAGGATGGCACCACAGCACTGATGCACCGCTTGGTCCAACGCGTACTGCGTGAACGCGCCGCCCACCACAACGAGCTGCTTTCGGTGATAGCTCAGGCCTCCGCCCTGCTCGACGCCTTCGATAACACGCTGCCGGACGGACCACAACTTTGGAAATCCCGCACCGACGTCGAGATGCTGGTCGAACAGACCGACACCCTCTACCAGCACCTACCGAACGATGATGCCCTTACCGAAGACCTGTTGAGGTTACGCGCACGCTGTGGTCGTTACCTGTATGAGCTGGCTGACCTCAGACGGGCAATCCCCCTGTTCGAACGCACCCTGGCCGACCGCGAGCGCATCCTCGGCCCCAACCACCCCGACACCCTGGCCTCACGCAACAACCTCGCCTACGCCTACCGAGCGGCCGGGGACCTCAAACGCGCCATCCCCCTGTACGAACGCACCCTCGCAGATGCCGAGCGCATCCTCGGCCCCGACCACCCCAACACCCAGGCCATTCGCAACAACCTCGCCGCTGCACGTGCACGTGCATCGCGTTGCGGCTGGAGACATCTGCTCGCAAGACGGCGAAGCCGGTGA